The following are from one region of the Constrictibacter sp. MBR-5 genome:
- a CDS encoding TRAP transporter small permease: MAERGRGVPWSLRLAERASLAGVWFGGALVILAAFLIGYDVIVRKLFNVTVGGADELSGYALAIGTTWSLGFTLLHRAHIRIDSLYIHFPRPMRAALDILGLAGFVAVFGLVAWYGWGMVADTAAMGARSMSPLSTPLIIPQSLWFAGLVLFLAVAALLLLHAVLALLRGDLATVQTIAGSRSIKEEIADELPPGHEDGGEGARRTA, encoded by the coding sequence ATGGCGGAGCGGGGACGCGGCGTGCCCTGGAGCCTGCGCCTCGCCGAGCGCGCGTCGCTCGCCGGGGTCTGGTTCGGCGGGGCGCTGGTCATCCTCGCCGCCTTCCTGATCGGCTACGACGTGATCGTCCGCAAGCTGTTCAACGTCACGGTCGGCGGGGCGGACGAACTGTCGGGCTACGCCCTGGCGATCGGCACCACGTGGTCGCTGGGCTTCACGCTGCTGCACCGGGCGCACATCCGCATCGACTCGCTCTACATCCACTTCCCGCGGCCGATGCGGGCGGCGCTCGATATCCTCGGCCTAGCCGGCTTCGTCGCGGTGTTCGGCCTCGTCGCCTGGTACGGCTGGGGGATGGTCGCCGACACGGCGGCGATGGGTGCGCGCTCGATGTCGCCGCTCAGCACGCCGCTGATCATTCCGCAGTCGCTCTGGTTCGCGGGGCTCGTGCTGTTCCTGGCGGTGGCGGCGCTGCTGCTGCTGCACGCGGTGCTGGCGCTGCTGCGCGGCGACCTGGCGACGGTCCAGACGATCGCCGGCTCGCGCAGCATCAAGGAAGAGATCGCCGACGAACTGCCGCCGGGCCATGAGGACGGCGGAGAAGGGGCGAGGCGCACCGCATGA
- a CDS encoding LysR family transcriptional regulator has product MNVDDLSLFVRIARLRSISSAARDLGVTPAGASARLAALEKRLGARLLHRTTRQTTLTEDGLAFLPHAEHVVLAAEAARAALGREQAVPRGTLRVAAPASFARMHIVPGLPDFVSRYPDLAIDLRMSDNIVDLVEGAFDVAVRYAELGDSSFVARRLAPDRRVLVASPAYIERRGRPNTPDDLAEHACLVVGTLDLWTFRGKSGELIERRITPGLRINDGGAVRDAACAGLGVALMATWCAADELRSGALVPALPEYPLVSTQTLWALYPSSRELAPKVRVLIDWLTERFGRHPYWDRGLDGILERV; this is encoded by the coding sequence ATGAACGTCGACGATTTGAGCCTGTTCGTCCGCATCGCCCGGCTGCGCAGCATCAGCTCCGCAGCCCGCGACCTGGGCGTCACTCCGGCCGGCGCGAGCGCCCGGTTGGCGGCGCTGGAGAAGCGGCTCGGAGCCCGGCTTCTGCATCGAACGACGCGGCAGACGACCTTGACCGAAGACGGCCTCGCCTTTCTGCCGCATGCAGAGCACGTTGTTCTCGCAGCGGAAGCCGCCCGCGCCGCGCTCGGTCGGGAGCAGGCCGTGCCGCGCGGCACGCTGCGGGTCGCGGCTCCAGCCTCGTTCGCGCGCATGCATATCGTGCCGGGCCTGCCCGACTTCGTCAGCCGGTATCCCGATCTCGCCATCGATCTGCGCATGTCCGACAACATCGTCGATCTCGTCGAAGGCGCCTTCGATGTGGCGGTTCGCTATGCCGAACTCGGCGACTCGTCCTTCGTCGCTCGGCGACTCGCTCCAGATCGACGGGTGCTGGTTGCGTCGCCCGCGTACATCGAGCGGCGAGGGCGGCCGAACACGCCGGACGACCTCGCCGAGCATGCCTGCCTCGTCGTCGGTACGCTCGATCTCTGGACATTCCGAGGAAAGAGTGGGGAGCTGATCGAGCGGCGCATTACGCCGGGCCTGCGGATCAACGACGGCGGGGCCGTGCGCGACGCAGCTTGCGCGGGGCTCGGCGTCGCTCTGATGGCGACCTGGTGCGCCGCGGACGAGCTTCGATCCGGCGCGCTTGTACCAGCCCTGCCCGAATACCCGCTCGTCTCGACACAGACGCTCTGGGCACTCTACCCGAGCTCGCGCGAGCTGGCCCCAAAGGTGAGAGTCTTGATCGACTGGCTCACGGAGCGGTTTGGGCGACACCCCTATTGGGATCGAGGACTCGATGGAATCTTGGAGCGCGTTTGA
- a CDS encoding zinc-dependent alcohol dehydrogenase family protein yields MTVTMKAIVLSRFGGPDAFELREVPVPAVGPRQVRVRVHATAVNPLDYQIRRGHYPDYVPLPAIIGHDISGVVEEVGSDVSEFAAGDEVYYTPKIFGGAGSYAEQHVADVELVSRKPRNLSHLEAASLTLVGGTVWEAFVQRAQLSVGETILIHGGAGGVGTIAVQIAKAIGARVITTARAGDHDFVRSLGADDAIDFTAEDYVEGVARLTGGQGVDVVFDTIGGDALTRSPLTLADFGRVVSLVDIAQPQNLVEAWGKNAAYHFVFTRQNRGKLDALTRLIERGLVKPVIGATLPLARMSEAHELLENGTARGLRGKVAIDVTGETVALPTVQRTA; encoded by the coding sequence ATGACCGTGACCATGAAGGCCATCGTGCTCAGCCGCTTTGGGGGGCCGGACGCGTTCGAGCTGCGCGAGGTACCGGTGCCGGCAGTCGGTCCGCGTCAGGTGCGGGTTCGGGTGCACGCCACTGCCGTCAACCCGCTCGACTACCAGATTCGCCGCGGCCACTATCCGGACTACGTACCGCTGCCCGCCATCATCGGCCATGACATCTCGGGTGTCGTCGAGGAGGTCGGATCGGACGTCAGCGAGTTCGCGGCCGGCGACGAGGTGTACTACACACCGAAGATATTCGGTGGTGCCGGCTCGTACGCCGAGCAGCATGTCGCCGACGTCGAACTCGTCAGCCGTAAGCCCCGGAACCTCAGCCACCTCGAGGCGGCGAGCCTGACGCTCGTGGGCGGCACGGTCTGGGAGGCGTTCGTTCAGCGCGCGCAGTTGAGCGTCGGCGAGACGATCCTCATCCATGGCGGCGCAGGGGGCGTGGGTACGATTGCGGTTCAGATCGCCAAGGCGATCGGCGCTCGGGTGATCACGACGGCGCGCGCCGGCGACCATGACTTCGTGCGCTCGCTCGGTGCCGACGACGCGATCGACTTTACCGCCGAAGACTATGTGGAAGGGGTCGCTCGCCTGACCGGCGGACAGGGCGTCGACGTCGTCTTCGACACCATCGGAGGCGATGCGCTCACCAGAAGTCCCCTGACGCTCGCCGACTTCGGGCGTGTCGTCAGTCTCGTGGACATCGCTCAGCCGCAGAACCTGGTCGAGGCCTGGGGCAAGAACGCCGCCTATCACTTCGTGTTCACCCGCCAGAACCGGGGCAAGCTCGATGCCCTCACACGACTGATCGAGCGCGGTCTGGTGAAGCCCGTGATCGGGGCGACGTTACCGCTCGCACGAATGAGCGAAGCACACGAACTGTTGGAGAACGGCACCGCGCGGGGCCTGCGCGGCAAGGTGGCGATCGACGTGACGGGCGAGACGGTTGCCTTGCCCACCGTCCAACGAACGGCTTGA
- a CDS encoding TRAP transporter large permease — translation MIGSATAILVVLLALGLPVAAALGILALALGDVYAFLPVSRAIGEIAWSASTDFILVAIPLFILLGEVLLRSGIAERMYAALTHWVSWLPGGLMHSNIAACAMFAATSGSSVATAATIGTVALDEVDKHGYDERLFLGTLAAGGTLGILIPPSINMIVYGVLTETSIPQLYLAGILPGLLLALMFTGMVALICRLQPHKGGRPVATSWSARWRSLPDLVPPLLIFAVIIGSIYAGLATATESAALGVIAAFALAAWRRRISLAMLRRVVEGTMRTTGMVMAILIVAYFLNFVITAIGLADAVTGLVGDVGLTPYQTLAAVIVFYLVLGMFMETLSMMVATVPIMTPVVMAAGFDPVWFGVLIMLLLETAMITPPVGINLFVVQGLRPHGQLHDVMLGAVPFILALAAMILLLVLVPGIALWIPHGGG, via the coding sequence ATGATCGGTTCCGCGACGGCGATCCTCGTCGTCCTCCTGGCGCTCGGCCTGCCGGTGGCGGCGGCGCTGGGCATCCTCGCGCTGGCCCTCGGCGACGTCTACGCCTTCCTGCCGGTGTCGCGGGCGATCGGCGAGATCGCCTGGTCGGCCTCGACCGACTTCATCCTGGTCGCCATCCCGCTGTTCATCCTGCTGGGCGAGGTGCTGCTGCGCTCGGGTATCGCCGAGCGGATGTATGCCGCGCTGACGCACTGGGTGTCGTGGCTGCCGGGCGGCCTCATGCATTCCAACATCGCCGCCTGCGCCATGTTCGCCGCGACCTCGGGCTCCAGCGTCGCGACGGCGGCCACGATCGGCACGGTGGCGCTCGACGAGGTCGATAAGCACGGCTACGACGAGCGCCTGTTCCTCGGCACCCTGGCGGCCGGCGGAACGCTGGGCATCCTGATCCCGCCGTCGATCAACATGATCGTCTACGGCGTACTGACCGAGACCTCGATCCCGCAGCTCTATCTGGCCGGCATCCTGCCCGGCCTGCTCCTGGCGCTGATGTTCACGGGGATGGTGGCGCTGATCTGCAGGCTGCAGCCGCACAAGGGCGGCCGGCCGGTGGCGACCAGCTGGAGCGCGCGCTGGCGCAGCCTGCCGGACCTCGTGCCGCCGCTGCTGATCTTCGCGGTGATCATCGGCTCGATCTATGCCGGCCTCGCCACGGCGACGGAATCGGCCGCACTCGGCGTGATCGCCGCCTTCGCCCTGGCGGCGTGGCGGCGGCGCATCTCGCTCGCCATGCTGCGCCGGGTGGTCGAGGGCACGATGCGCACCACCGGCATGGTGATGGCGATCCTGATCGTCGCCTATTTCCTGAACTTCGTGATCACGGCGATCGGCCTCGCCGACGCGGTGACGGGGCTGGTCGGCGACGTCGGGCTGACGCCCTACCAGACGCTGGCGGCGGTCATCGTCTTCTACCTGGTGCTCGGCATGTTCATGGAGACGCTGTCCATGATGGTGGCGACGGTGCCGATCATGACGCCGGTCGTCATGGCCGCCGGCTTCGACCCCGTCTGGTTCGGCGTGCTGATCATGCTGCTGCTGGAGACGGCGATGATCACCCCGCCGGTCGGCATCAACCTGTTCGTCGTCCAGGGCCTGCGCCCGCACGGCCAGCTACACGACGTGATGCTGGGGGCGGTGCCGTTCATCCTGGCGCTGGCGGCGATGATCCTGCTGCTGGTGCTCGTACCGGGCATCGCGCTGTGGATCCCGCATGGCGGGGGGTGA